A part of Capsicum annuum cultivar UCD-10X-F1 chromosome 6, UCD10Xv1.1, whole genome shotgun sequence genomic DNA contains:
- the LOC124899193 gene encoding uncharacterized protein LOC124899193: MVAEFFGGRKVPRFITHTNLVLLPKKKEVITFSNMRPISLSNFVNKIFSRVIHDRLVGILPELISFNQAVFVKGRSIVENILLAQEIVTDIRLRTKAGPNVVIKLDMQKAEYRLSWFFLTKVLGRWGSGSKAGGSAVSHFIYFGCGGDVQGSEFSAHPSSLQLIMEVLTEYEKASGQKVNKEKCAVYVHHLEDRQAEHVIYSDLIQKVLGRLQSWKGKLISHGGRAVLISHVLQSMPIHLLSAVDPPDYVIEKLHKIFAQFFWINSVGDRSRHWGKWLELCLPHDKGGLGFRSMFDVSKALFAKLWWNFRTKPSLWSAFMSNKYSKKINPVIV, translated from the exons ATGGTTGCGGAATTTTTTGGAGGTCGGAAGGTGCCTAGATTTATTACTCACACGAATCTGGTGTTGCTACCAAAGAAGAAGGAGGTGATCACATTCTCTAACATGAGGCCGATAAGCCTAAGCAACTTCGTCAACAAAATCTTTTCAAGAGTAATTCATGATAGATTAGTTGGCATTTTGCCCGAGTTGATATCTTTCAATCAAGCCGTCTTTGTGAAGGGCAGAAGCATTGTAGAGAACATCTTACTTGCCCAAGAGATAGTCACCGACATCAGATTGAGGACAAAGGCAGGGCCTAATGTAGTCATAAAGCTTGACATGCAGAAAGCCGAATACAGATTATCGTGGTTTTTCTTAACGAAAGTTCTAGGAAGATGGGGTTCA GGGAGTAAAGCAGGGGGATCTGCTGTCTcccactttatttattttggcTGTGGAGGTGATGTCCAGGGTTCTGAATTCTCTGCACA CCCTAGTTCCTTACAGTTGATTATGGAGGTGCTCACAGAGTATGAGAAGGCATCTGGGCAGAAAGTCAATAAGGAGAAATGTGCAGTATATGTGCATCACTTGGAGGATCGT CAAGCGGAACATGTCATTTACTCGGACCTCATTCAAAAAGTGCTGGGTAGATTGCAATCCTGGAAAGGGAAATTAATTTCTCACGGGGGAAGAGCAGTTCTTATTTCTCATGTGTTACAAAGCATGCCGATTCATTTGTTATCGGCCGTCGACCCTCCTGATTATGTAATTGAAAAATTACATAAGATTTTTGCTCAATTCTTTTGGATCAACTCTGTGGGCGATAGAAGCAGACATTGGGGAAAATGGTTGGAGCTGTGTTTGCCACATGATAAAGGCGGCTTGGGGTTCAGGTCCATGTTCGATGTGTCCAAGGCTTTATTTGCCAAATTGTGGTGGAACTTTAGGACGAAGCCATCCTTGTGGAGCGCTTTCATGAGCAACAAGTATTCTAAGAAGATTAATCCGGTTATTGTATAA